Proteins encoded by one window of Bradyrhizobium sp. B097:
- a CDS encoding ABC transporter permease subunit has product MSTYSVSDTTAAAAPRAAVTFSNLSGSYGVGLAATFAWLAFGLSCLYWPDVGDWSRTESLGIGAIVIAAFILFGTFSADYLGSAGQALRKRAPWLVAFGAFVTLWEVATAKFAWLPLPFFPPPQSILEVYTDDLPKLLDSVFASIKLQLGGYIIGATIGFITGVSIGWSQKIGYWVHPVLRFIGPLPATAWLPIAFFTFPSSWSASTFLIALATGFPVTVLTWSGVASVSTAYYDVARTLGAKPSFLVLKVAIPAALPHVFVGLFMGLGSSFAVLVVAEMIGVKAGLGWYLQWAQGWAAYANMYAALIVMSLLCSGAITLLFRTRDRLLVWQKGVVKW; this is encoded by the coding sequence ATGTCGACGTATTCAGTGTCTGATACGACGGCCGCGGCTGCGCCGCGCGCCGCGGTCACGTTCTCGAACCTCTCCGGCAGCTATGGCGTTGGCCTCGCGGCAACCTTTGCCTGGCTCGCGTTCGGGCTGTCATGCCTCTATTGGCCCGATGTCGGCGACTGGTCGCGGACGGAATCGCTCGGCATCGGCGCGATCGTCATCGCGGCCTTCATCCTGTTCGGTACGTTCAGCGCGGATTATCTCGGCAGTGCCGGGCAGGCGTTGCGCAAGCGTGCGCCTTGGCTGGTGGCGTTCGGCGCCTTCGTCACGCTGTGGGAGGTCGCCACCGCGAAATTCGCCTGGCTGCCGCTGCCGTTCTTCCCGCCGCCGCAGTCGATCCTGGAGGTCTATACCGACGACCTGCCAAAACTGCTCGACAGCGTGTTCGCCTCGATCAAGCTGCAACTCGGCGGCTACATCATCGGCGCGACGATCGGCTTCATCACCGGCGTCTCGATCGGCTGGTCGCAGAAGATCGGCTACTGGGTGCACCCGGTGCTGCGCTTCATCGGCCCGCTGCCGGCCACGGCCTGGCTGCCGATCGCGTTCTTCACCTTTCCCTCGAGCTGGAGCGCCTCGACCTTCCTGATCGCGCTTGCCACCGGCTTCCCGGTGACGGTCTTGACCTGGTCGGGCGTGGCGAGCGTCAGCACCGCCTATTACGACGTCGCGCGCACGCTCGGCGCCAAGCCGTCATTCCTGGTGCTGAAGGTCGCGATTCCCGCCGCGCTGCCGCACGTGTTCGTCGGCCTGTTCATGGGGCTTGGTTCGTCTTTTGCGGTGCTCGTGGTCGCCGAGATGATCGGCGTCAAGGCGGGGCTCGGCTGGTATCTGCAATGGGCGCAGGGCTGGGCAGCCTATGCCAACATGTATGCGGCGCTGATCGTGATGTCGCTGCTCTGCTCCGGCGCGATCACGCTGCTGTTCCGGACCCGTGACCGCCTGCTGGTCTGGCAGAAGGGTGTCGTCAAATGGTAG
- a CDS encoding ABC transporter ATP-binding protein — MVVQSAAEAITYPAVGAELDIEGVSHAFDIDGAVLPVLDNVNLSIAPGEFVALLGPSGCGKSTLLRLVAGLEKPRTGALREDEVRISGPHPSRVVVFQDPTLFPWRSVWDNVALGLEAQGVLKAQRHRVDAVIELVGLSSFRNAYPHQLSGGMAQRVALARALVNDPKILVLDEPLGKLDSLTRIAMQAELVALWQRKGFTTLLVTHDVEEALVLANRVIVLSDRPARITADIAVGRPYPRHRGDPYLAELRKQILGLLGLEATW; from the coding sequence ATGGTAGTGCAGTCCGCCGCCGAGGCGATCACCTATCCCGCCGTCGGCGCCGAGCTCGACATCGAAGGCGTCAGCCACGCCTTCGATATCGACGGCGCGGTGCTTCCGGTGCTCGACAATGTCAACCTTTCGATCGCACCCGGCGAGTTCGTCGCGCTGCTCGGCCCGTCCGGCTGCGGCAAGTCGACCCTGCTGCGGCTGGTCGCTGGGCTGGAGAAGCCGCGCACCGGCGCACTGCGCGAGGATGAAGTCCGCATCAGTGGCCCACATCCGTCGCGTGTCGTCGTGTTCCAGGACCCGACGCTGTTTCCCTGGCGCTCGGTGTGGGACAATGTCGCGCTCGGGCTGGAAGCGCAGGGCGTCCTGAAGGCGCAGCGGCACCGGGTCGATGCGGTGATCGAGCTGGTCGGCCTGTCCTCGTTCCGCAATGCCTATCCGCACCAGCTCTCCGGCGGAATGGCGCAGCGCGTGGCGCTGGCGCGCGCGCTGGTCAACGATCCGAAGATCCTGGTGCTCGACGAGCCGCTCGGCAAGCTCGACTCGCTGACGCGGATCGCGATGCAGGCCGAGCTCGTGGCGCTGTGGCAGCGCAAAGGCTTCACCACGCTGCTCGTCACCCATGACGTCGAGGAGGCGCTGGTGCTGGCCAACCGCGTCATCGTGCTCTCCGACCGGCCGGCGCGGATCACGGCCGATATCGCAGTCGGGCGGCCATACCCGCGGCATCGCGGCGATCCTTATTTGGCCGAGCTGCGCAAGCAGATCCTCGGCCTGCTCGGACTGGAGGCGACATGGTGA
- a CDS encoding LLM class flavin-dependent oxidoreductase: MPVEFIGFITNNNASETIVRSGPVLDPPYIETVAKAHELAGFDRALLAFHSTTPDALQVAQHVLTITKQLKVMIAQRPGFTAPTLLARQLATLDQFYGGRVSLHVITGGNAIELRQDGNTLDDKDERYARTSEFLDVVRLEWTSEKPFNYSGKYYNVENGFSQVKPLQKGGIYTFVGGGSDAAVEVAGKHADTFALWGESYTQVRDVTARVRAAAAKHGRPTPRFSLSVRPILADTEEKAWAKAEHILARATALQDQTGYRRPNHATDGAKRLLALADQGTRIDKRLWTEIAKLTGANSNTTALVGTPEQVAEVFADYYDLGVSHFLIRGFDPLVDAIDYGRELIPLTRKLIEARDQQRGIAAE, encoded by the coding sequence ATGCCGGTCGAGTTCATCGGCTTCATCACCAACAACAATGCCTCCGAGACCATCGTCCGCTCAGGCCCGGTGCTCGATCCGCCCTATATCGAGACCGTCGCCAAGGCCCATGAGCTGGCCGGCTTCGATCGCGCGCTGCTGGCGTTCCACTCGACCACGCCGGACGCGCTGCAGGTCGCGCAGCATGTCCTGACCATTACCAAGCAGCTCAAGGTGATGATCGCGCAGCGGCCGGGCTTCACCGCGCCGACGCTGCTGGCGCGCCAGCTTGCGACGCTCGACCAGTTCTATGGCGGGCGGGTCTCGCTGCATGTCATCACCGGCGGCAACGCCATCGAGCTGCGCCAGGACGGCAACACGCTCGACGACAAGGACGAGCGCTACGCCCGTACCAGCGAATTCCTCGACGTGGTGCGGCTGGAATGGACCAGTGAGAAGCCGTTCAACTACAGCGGCAAGTATTACAACGTCGAGAACGGCTTCTCGCAGGTGAAGCCGTTGCAGAAGGGCGGCATCTACACCTTTGTCGGCGGCGGCTCGGATGCCGCGGTCGAGGTCGCCGGCAAGCACGCCGATACCTTCGCGCTGTGGGGTGAATCCTATACCCAGGTGCGCGACGTCACCGCGCGGGTGCGCGCGGCAGCGGCGAAGCACGGCCGGCCGACGCCGCGTTTCAGCCTCTCGGTGCGGCCGATCCTGGCCGACACCGAGGAGAAGGCGTGGGCGAAGGCGGAGCATATCCTCGCGCGTGCCACCGCGTTGCAGGACCAGACCGGGTACCGGCGGCCCAATCACGCGACCGACGGCGCCAAGCGGCTGTTGGCGCTAGCCGATCAGGGCACGCGCATCGACAAGCGGCTGTGGACCGAGATCGCAAAGCTCACCGGCGCCAACAGCAACACCACCGCGCTGGTCGGCACGCCCGAGCAGGTCGCCGAAGTGTTCGCCGATTACTACGATCTCGGCGTCAGCCATTTCCTGATCCGCGGCTTCGATCCGCTGGTCGATGCCATCGACTATGGCCGTGAGCTGATCCCGCTGACCCGCAAGCTGATCGAAGCACGCGACCAGCAGCGGGGGATCGCTGCCGAATGA
- a CDS encoding acyl-CoA dehydrogenase family protein, which produces MVTTAARELPQANGPEHIARALRLAEVFAARAPAHDRDASFPFENFADLSREGLLALTVPVALGGGGAGARDATRVLGIIGKADPSTALVLSMHYIQHLVMARSTRWPGRLARKLAKETVEGVALINALRVEPELGSPARGGLPATTARRTETGWRLTGRKIYSTGAPILRWYSVWAKTDEPETRVGLFLVPAGLPGTRIEETWDHLGLRASGSHTVIFDDVVFPLDYEIDVRRPDDWKVPDVTQATVHAIFVAAIYDGIARAARDWLIKFLKERVPANLGAPLATLPRMQEVVGGIEARLAVNARLIDSFAADFDNGFPLSAIESNIIKLTVTNNAAAVVEDALSLTSNHGLSRTNPLERHYRDVLCGRVHTPQDDATRVSAGRSALGV; this is translated from the coding sequence ATGGTGACGACCGCGGCGAGGGAGCTGCCGCAAGCGAACGGGCCCGAGCACATCGCGCGCGCGTTGCGGCTTGCCGAGGTGTTTGCCGCGCGTGCGCCCGCGCATGATCGCGACGCCAGCTTTCCCTTCGAGAATTTCGCTGACCTGTCGCGCGAAGGCCTGCTGGCGCTGACCGTGCCCGTGGCGCTTGGCGGTGGCGGCGCCGGCGCCCGCGATGCCACGCGCGTGCTCGGCATCATCGGCAAGGCCGATCCATCGACCGCGCTGGTGCTGTCGATGCATTACATCCAGCATCTGGTGATGGCGCGCAGCACGCGCTGGCCCGGCCGTCTGGCGCGCAAGCTCGCGAAGGAGACGGTCGAGGGCGTGGCGCTGATCAACGCGTTGCGTGTCGAACCCGAGCTCGGCTCGCCCGCGCGCGGCGGCCTGCCGGCGACCACGGCGCGGCGCACCGAAACCGGCTGGCGGCTGACCGGCCGCAAGATCTATTCGACCGGTGCGCCGATCCTGAGATGGTATTCGGTCTGGGCGAAAACCGACGAGCCGGAGACCCGTGTCGGTTTGTTTCTGGTTCCCGCCGGTCTGCCGGGAACGCGGATCGAGGAGACCTGGGATCATCTCGGCCTGCGCGCCAGCGGCAGCCACACCGTGATCTTCGACGACGTGGTGTTTCCGCTGGACTATGAGATCGACGTCCGCAGGCCCGACGACTGGAAGGTTCCTGACGTCACCCAGGCGACCGTGCACGCGATCTTCGTCGCCGCGATTTACGACGGCATCGCCCGCGCTGCGCGCGACTGGCTGATCAAGTTCCTGAAGGAGCGGGTGCCCGCCAATCTCGGCGCGCCACTGGCGACGCTGCCGCGCATGCAGGAGGTCGTCGGCGGCATCGAGGCCCGGCTTGCGGTCAATGCCCGCCTGATCGACAGCTTCGCCGCCGATTTCGATAACGGCTTCCCGCTGTCCGCGATCGAGTCTAACATCATCAAGCTGACGGTGACCAATAACGCCGCAGCAGTGGTGGAGGATGCCTTGTCGCTGACCAGCAACCACGGCCTGTCGCGAACCAATCCCCTGGAGCGGCATTATCGCGACGTTCTGTGCGGCCGCGTCCATACCCCGCAAGACGATGCCACCCGTGTCTCCGCCGGACGCTCCGCGCTGGGCGTCTGA
- a CDS encoding ABC transporter substrate-binding protein — MSTDNKKTVMDRRTLLRAGAAAAFAAPIGGYSAQAFAPRPVASAIDFSEFPICKTASDAPPLAGSPRKLKLSWNAGAVCLAPLPVAIDHGFFQKQNLDVELVNYSGSTDQLLEAIATGKSDAGLGMALRWLKPLEQGFDVKIAAGTHGGCMRVLTRTNSGVGKLADLKGKIVAVGDLAGPDKNFFSIQLSKLGIDPVKDVDWRAYPGNLLNVAVEKGEVQAFLSSDPLAYLWLKDAQYKEVASNLDGEYRDKSCCIVGLRGSLVREEPHVARAITQALLDAAMFTSQNPDKAAKSFQPYAPKAASLADLEAMARYHTHHHHPTGEALKRELKGYADDLKSVQVFKQSTDTAKFAERIYVDVFSV; from the coding sequence ATGTCGACGGATAACAAGAAGACGGTGATGGATCGCCGCACCTTGCTGCGCGCGGGCGCCGCCGCAGCCTTTGCCGCGCCGATCGGCGGCTATAGCGCGCAGGCCTTCGCGCCGCGCCCGGTCGCATCGGCGATCGACTTCTCTGAGTTCCCGATCTGCAAGACCGCCTCCGATGCGCCGCCGCTGGCAGGCAGCCCGCGCAAGCTGAAACTGTCCTGGAACGCCGGCGCGGTCTGCCTCGCGCCGCTGCCGGTCGCCATCGACCACGGTTTCTTCCAGAAGCAGAATCTCGACGTCGAGCTTGTCAACTATTCAGGTTCGACCGACCAGCTGCTGGAGGCGATTGCCACCGGCAAGAGCGACGCCGGGCTCGGCATGGCGCTGCGCTGGCTCAAGCCCTTGGAGCAGGGGTTCGACGTCAAGATCGCCGCCGGCACCCATGGCGGCTGCATGCGCGTCTTGACCCGCACCAATTCCGGCGTCGGCAAGCTCGCCGATCTCAAGGGCAAGATCGTCGCGGTCGGCGATCTCGCAGGTCCCGACAAGAACTTCTTCTCGATCCAGCTCTCCAAGCTCGGCATCGACCCAGTCAAGGACGTCGACTGGCGCGCCTATCCCGGCAATCTCCTGAACGTTGCGGTCGAGAAGGGCGAGGTGCAGGCCTTCCTGTCGTCGGATCCGCTGGCCTATCTCTGGCTGAAGGATGCGCAGTACAAGGAGGTCGCCTCCAATCTCGACGGCGAATACCGCGACAAGAGCTGCTGCATCGTCGGCCTGCGCGGCAGTTTGGTACGGGAAGAGCCTCACGTCGCGCGCGCCATCACCCAGGCGCTGCTCGATGCCGCGATGTTCACCTCGCAGAATCCGGACAAGGCGGCGAAGTCGTTCCAGCCCTACGCGCCGAAGGCGGCGAGCCTCGCCGATCTCGAGGCGATGGCGCGGTACCACACCCATCACCATCACCCCACCGGCGAAGCGCTGAAGCGCGAGCTCAAGGGCTACGCCGACGACCTGAAATCGGTGCAGGTGTTCAAGCAGAGCACCGACACGGCCAAATTCGCGGAGCGGATCTATGTCGACGTATTCAGTGTCTGA